From Triticum urartu cultivar G1812 chromosome 2, Tu2.1, whole genome shotgun sequence, a single genomic window includes:
- the LOC125541588 gene encoding protein C2-DOMAIN ABA-RELATED 4-like yields the protein MDGLVGLLKVRVVRGINLAYRDARGSDPYVVLRLGKQKLKTSVKRRSVNPIWHEELTLSITNPNAPIKLAVFDKDTFSKDDPMGNAEIEVLPFTEVLELDTEGIRNGTVVRLVAPSSGNCLAEESRVCWKNGKFVQDMILRLRDVESGEIMLKLEWVNMKK from the exons ATGGATGGTTTGGTTGGGCTGTTGAAGGTGCGCGTGGTGCGTGGGATCAACCTTGCCTACCGCGACGCAAGAGGCAGTGATCCATATGTTGTCCTTCGCCTCGGCAAGCAG AAACTGAAGACCAGCGTGAAGAGGCGATCTGTGAACCCTATCTGGCATGAGGAGCTAACTCTGTCAATCACGAACCCGAATGCACCAATCAAGCTT GCGGTGTTTGACAAGGACACCTTCAGCAAGGACGACCCAATGGGGAACGCGGAGATCGAGGTGCTGCCCTTTACGGAGGTCCTGGAACTGGACACCGAGGGCATCCGCAACGGCACCGTGGTGCGGTTGGTCGCGCCGAGCAGCGGGAACTGCCTCGCCGAGGAGAGCCGCGTGTGCTGGAAGAACGGCAAGTTCGTCCAGGACATGATCCTGCGCCTCAGGGACGTCGAGAGCGGGGAAATAATGCTGAAGCTGGAGTGGGTCAATATGAAGAAGTGA